A genomic window from Flintibacter sp. KGMB00164 includes:
- a CDS encoding EamA family transporter encodes MTKSQKGTLCVFAAALLYSIGGLCIKLIPWGGMAINGSRTAIALVVIGAYLIWVKHPLRLNRWVALGAISVFGCNALFSIANKLTTAANTIVLQFTAPIFVLLITLLFFHRRPDKLDVITCVVVFGGVVFFFLDSLEMGGGLGNVLALLSGLAYAGVFLLNDMPDSDAISSVFWGDVLSAITGLPFLVKETDFSPTAITSLLVLGVFQVAVAYILLTIGLKTTPPVTASLVSGIEPVLNPILVAVFYGEKMGPMALIGAAIVIGGVIVYNVCRAKQQKPEEIQANELI; translated from the coding sequence ATGACTAAGAGCCAAAAGGGCACCCTGTGTGTATTTGCCGCGGCATTACTTTACAGCATTGGGGGACTGTGCATCAAACTCATCCCCTGGGGCGGCATGGCCATCAACGGCAGCCGCACCGCCATTGCCCTGGTGGTGATCGGGGCCTATCTGATCTGGGTCAAGCATCCCCTGCGCCTCAACCGCTGGGTAGCTCTGGGAGCCATCTCGGTCTTTGGCTGTAATGCCCTGTTTTCCATCGCCAACAAGCTGACCACGGCGGCCAACACCATCGTGCTCCAGTTTACTGCACCCATTTTTGTGCTGCTCATCACCCTGCTGTTTTTTCACCGTCGGCCCGATAAGCTGGATGTGATCACCTGTGTGGTGGTCTTTGGCGGCGTGGTATTCTTCTTTTTGGACAGCCTGGAGATGGGAGGAGGGCTGGGCAATGTGCTGGCCCTGTTGTCCGGCCTGGCCTACGCCGGGGTGTTCCTGCTCAATGACATGCCTGACAGCGACGCCATCTCCTCTGTTTTCTGGGGAGATGTGCTCTCAGCCATAACCGGACTGCCGTTTCTTGTGAAGGAAACTGACTTTTCACCTACTGCGATTACTAGCCTTTTGGTGCTTGGCGTGTTTCAGGTGGCGGTGGCCTATATTTTGCTTACCATCGGTCTCAAAACCACCCCTCCTGTCACGGCCAGCCTGGTTTCCGGTATTGAGCCGGTGCTCAACCCCATCCTGGTGGCGGTGTTTTATGGGGAGAAGATGGGCCCCATGGCACTCATTGGGGCGGCTATCGTCATTGGCGGCGTCATCGTCTACAATGTCTGCCGGGCAAAACAGCAAAAGCCAGAAGAAATACAAGCAAATGAACTGATTTGA
- a CDS encoding LysE family transporter gives MGYFFQGLTMGLAYVAPIGLQNLFVINSALTHTRRRALLTAWIVIFFDVTLAFACFFGIGAVMERYQWLQMVILCVGSLIVIYIGIGLLRAKAEEIDRSKTTDSVRKTISSACVVTWFNPQAIIDGTMMLGAFHVTLPAQQSIPFISGVGISSCLWFTGITLAISLFSDRFNAKTLRMINVVCGIIIIFYGCKLMWNFIQLL, from the coding sequence ATGGGATATTTTTTTCAGGGATTGACCATGGGGCTTGCCTATGTGGCTCCCATTGGTCTGCAGAATTTGTTTGTGATAAACTCCGCGTTGACCCACACACGCCGCCGTGCCTTGCTTACTGCTTGGATCGTCATTTTCTTTGATGTGACGCTGGCCTTTGCCTGCTTCTTTGGAATCGGCGCAGTGATGGAGCGTTACCAATGGTTGCAGATGGTGATTCTGTGTGTAGGAAGCCTCATTGTGATCTACATCGGCATCGGGCTGCTCCGGGCAAAAGCGGAGGAGATCGACCGCTCCAAAACAACGGATTCCGTACGGAAAACCATATCCTCCGCCTGTGTGGTGACCTGGTTCAATCCTCAGGCCATCATCGATGGGACCATGATGTTGGGGGCATTCCATGTGACCTTGCCTGCCCAGCAGTCGATCCCGTTTATTTCCGGCGTGGGGATTTCATCTTGCCTCTGGTTCACGGGCATCACCCTTGCTATTTCTTTGTTCAGTGACCGTTTCAACGCCAAAACGCTGCGGATGATCAATGTTGTGTGCGGTATAATTATTATTTTCTACGGATGTAAGCTGATGTGGAATTTCATTCAGCTTCTATAA
- a CDS encoding helix-turn-helix domain-containing protein, with amino-acid sequence MDYEKIGALIRNLRTQQGLTQRELARRLTVSDKAVSKWERGQGCPDVSLLPSLAQTLGVEVEGLLAGELLENEQTGGTMKNLNFYVCPTCGNILTSAAGAAVTCCGKKLAPLEAMKAPEEERLNVELIENDYFVSSSHPMTKEHYVSFVALVTGDTLILRRLYPEWDLQTRLPRIGHGKLYWYCVQHGLHYQLV; translated from the coding sequence ATGGACTATGAAAAAATCGGTGCTCTGATCCGAAACCTTCGCACCCAGCAGGGCCTGACCCAGCGGGAACTGGCCCGGCGGCTGACGGTGAGCGACAAGGCGGTGTCCAAATGGGAGCGCGGCCAGGGCTGTCCGGATGTCTCCCTGCTCCCCAGCCTGGCCCAAACTCTGGGTGTGGAGGTGGAGGGTCTGCTGGCCGGGGAGCTCTTGGAAAATGAACAAACCGGAGGAACTATGAAAAACCTGAACTTTTATGTCTGCCCTACCTGCGGCAACATCCTTACCTCCGCTGCGGGCGCAGCTGTCACCTGCTGCGGTAAGAAGCTCGCCCCTCTGGAGGCCATGAAAGCGCCCGAAGAAGAGCGCCTCAATGTAGAACTTATCGAGAACGACTACTTCGTCTCCTCCTCCCACCCCATGACCAAGGAGCACTACGTCTCCTTCGTTGCCCTGGTAACAGGAGACACCCTGATCCTGCGGCGACTCTACCCTGAGTGGGACCTGCAAACCCGCCTGCCCCGGATCGGCCACGGGAAGCTCTACTGGTACTGCGTCCAGCATGGCCTTCACTACCAGCTGGTGTAA
- the rsgA gene encoding ribosome small subunit-dependent GTPase A, translating into MEGIIFKALSGFYYVDDGSGTITACRGRGKLRHEKITPLVGDRVEFTPLDNGQGALDAILPRKNQFARPAVANIDQLVIIASQSIPVTDPFLIDRVIAIAEGNHCESIVCVNKCDLASGAELAALYRRAGYQALEVSAETGEGIDQLKELISGKVSAFTGNSGVGKSSILNALEPGIALKTGEVSDKLGRGRHTTRHVELVRLSCGGVVADTPGFSSFDVDKMELCRKEELAGRFREFTPYVDRCQFQDCAHVKEKGCAVLAAVKAGEIAKSRHESYVRLYEQAKQIPDWERK; encoded by the coding sequence ATGGAAGGGATCATTTTTAAGGCCCTGAGCGGCTTCTACTATGTGGACGACGGCAGCGGTACCATCACCGCCTGCCGGGGACGAGGCAAGCTGCGCCACGAAAAAATTACCCCTCTGGTGGGGGACCGGGTGGAATTCACCCCCCTGGATAACGGCCAGGGAGCTCTGGATGCCATCCTGCCCCGGAAAAACCAGTTTGCCCGGCCCGCCGTGGCCAACATCGACCAGCTGGTCATTATCGCATCCCAGTCCATTCCGGTAACCGACCCCTTCCTCATCGACCGGGTCATCGCCATTGCCGAGGGAAACCACTGCGAGAGCATCGTGTGCGTGAACAAGTGCGATCTGGCTTCCGGAGCGGAGCTGGCCGCCCTCTACCGGAGGGCTGGCTACCAGGCACTGGAAGTGAGCGCCGAGACCGGAGAGGGTATCGACCAGCTCAAGGAACTGATTTCTGGCAAGGTATCTGCCTTTACCGGAAACTCCGGCGTAGGCAAGTCCAGCATCCTCAATGCGCTGGAGCCGGGCATTGCTCTGAAGACCGGAGAGGTCAGCGACAAGCTGGGCCGGGGACGGCACACCACCCGCCACGTGGAGCTGGTGCGGCTGAGCTGCGGCGGAGTCGTCGCGGACACCCCGGGGTTCTCGTCCTTTGACGTGGACAAGATGGAGCTGTGCCGCAAGGAGGAGCTGGCCGGACGGTTCCGGGAGTTTACCCCCTATGTGGACCGGTGCCAGTTTCAGGACTGTGCCCATGTGAAGGAGAAGGGGTGCGCGGTGCTGGCGGCGGTGAAGGCGGGAGAGATCGCCAAAAGCCGCCACGAGAGCTATGTGCGCCTCTACGAGCAGGCCAAGCAGATCCCTGACTGGGAACGGAAATAA
- the dapB gene encoding 4-hydroxy-tetrahydrodipicolinate reductase, whose product MLKIIISGCNGHMGRVVESLCAADPQVEVVAGFDVLGSNDGEFPVYSSPAQFTGKADAVIDFSSPAALDGLLDFAQATGTPLVLATTGYTPEQVAQIGAAAQKVPIFRSANMSLGINVLLELVKKAASVLGDSYDIEIVERHHRRKVDAPSGTALMIADAAASSCGHETEYVFERHSVRHPRDKKEIGISAVRGGTIVGEHEIIFAGHDEIMEIKHTALSREIFAQGAVEAAKFMATVQAPGLYDMSQLVK is encoded by the coding sequence ATGCTGAAGATAATCATTTCCGGCTGCAACGGACATATGGGCCGGGTCGTAGAGTCCTTGTGCGCCGCCGACCCTCAGGTCGAGGTGGTCGCCGGCTTTGACGTGCTGGGCTCCAACGACGGAGAATTCCCCGTTTATTCCTCCCCCGCTCAGTTTACCGGCAAGGCAGACGCCGTTATCGACTTCTCTTCCCCCGCCGCCCTGGATGGTCTGCTGGATTTCGCCCAGGCCACAGGCACCCCCCTGGTGCTGGCCACCACCGGCTACACCCCGGAGCAGGTGGCCCAGATCGGTGCCGCTGCTCAGAAGGTACCCATCTTCCGCTCTGCCAACATGTCCCTTGGCATCAATGTGCTGCTGGAGCTGGTGAAGAAGGCCGCCTCTGTGCTGGGCGACAGCTACGACATTGAGATTGTAGAGCGGCACCACCGCCGCAAGGTGGACGCCCCCTCCGGCACCGCTCTGATGATCGCCGACGCCGCCGCCAGCAGCTGCGGCCACGAGACGGAGTACGTCTTTGAGCGTCACAGCGTCCGCCACCCCCGGGATAAGAAGGAGATCGGCATCTCCGCTGTCCGCGGCGGTACTATCGTGGGCGAGCACGAGATCATCTTTGCCGGCCACGACGAGATTATGGAAATCAAGCACACCGCCCTGTCCCGGGAGATCTTCGCCCAGGGCGCGGTGGAAGCGGCTAAGTTTATGGCTACGGTCCAGGCGCCTGGTCTGTATGACATGAGTCAGCTTGTGAAGTAA
- a CDS encoding tRNA threonylcarbamoyladenosine dehydratase — MADQFSRTRLLVGDEPLARLAAAKVAVFGVGGVGGFCVEALARAGVGTLHLYDDDTVSESNLNRQIVALHSTIGQPKAEVMARRVLDINPACQVEVFRMFYLPENADQVDLSQYDYVVDCIDTVAAKLDLVERCTTLQVPILSAMGSGNKLDPTAFRVTDLSKTQGCPLARVMRKELRKRGITHLKVVYSTEEPLTPLQPAQEEAPAGTDTRPRSTARRATPGSISFVPAAAGLVAASAVIRDLGGF, encoded by the coding sequence ATGGCAGACCAATTTTCCCGTACCCGCCTTTTGGTTGGAGACGAGCCCCTCGCCCGTCTAGCCGCCGCCAAAGTAGCGGTATTTGGCGTAGGCGGTGTTGGCGGATTTTGCGTTGAAGCTCTAGCGCGCGCAGGCGTAGGCACTTTACACCTCTACGATGACGACACCGTGTCTGAAAGCAACTTAAACCGCCAGATTGTGGCCCTTCACTCCACCATCGGCCAACCCAAAGCAGAGGTGATGGCCCGGCGGGTACTGGACATCAACCCCGCCTGCCAGGTGGAAGTGTTTCGCATGTTTTATCTACCGGAAAACGCCGATCAGGTGGATTTGAGCCAATATGATTACGTGGTAGACTGCATCGATACCGTAGCGGCTAAGCTGGATTTAGTGGAAAGGTGTACTACTTTACAAGTTCCAATTCTCAGTGCAATGGGTTCGGGTAACAAGCTGGATCCCACCGCTTTCCGTGTCACTGACCTGAGCAAAACACAGGGCTGCCCCCTGGCCCGGGTCATGCGCAAGGAGCTGCGGAAACGGGGCATCACCCACCTGAAGGTGGTCTACTCTACGGAGGAACCCCTCACTCCTCTCCAGCCTGCCCAGGAGGAAGCTCCCGCCGGAACAGACACCCGGCCTCGCTCCACCGCCCGCCGGGCCACCCCCGGCTCCATCTCCTTCGTCCCCGCTGCCGCCGGACTGGTAGCGGCCAGCGCGGTCATCCGGGATCTGGGCGGATTTTGA
- a CDS encoding malic enzyme-like NAD(P)-binding protein produces the protein MDYAKESLRLHGEWKGKIEVVATVPAGNKEELSLAYTPGVAQPCLEIQKHPEKSYELTRRHNLVAVITDGTAVLGLGDIGPEAGMPVMEGKCVLFKRFADVDAFPLCVKTKDVDEFVQTVYNISGSFGGINLEDIAAPRCFEIERRLKEMCDIPVFHDDQHGTAIIALAGLTNALKVVGKKKEEVRVVFSGAGSAAISITKLLLEAGFKDITLCDKFGALYEGNPDMNWAQQEIAKRTNLEKRKGTLADMLVGADVFIGVSAPNLVTTEMVKTMNKDAIVFACANPTPEIFPEDAKAGGAKVVSTGRSDYPNQINNVLAFPGIFRGALDVRASDINEEMKMAAAMALASIIPDDELNENNIIPAAFDKRVVPAVAKAVAEAARKTGVARL, from the coding sequence ATGGATTACGCGAAGGAGTCCCTGCGTCTGCACGGGGAGTGGAAGGGTAAAATTGAAGTGGTGGCCACTGTGCCTGCGGGCAACAAGGAGGAACTTTCTCTGGCCTACACCCCCGGCGTGGCTCAGCCCTGCCTGGAGATCCAGAAGCATCCCGAGAAGAGCTATGAGCTAACCCGTCGCCATAACCTGGTGGCCGTCATCACCGATGGCACCGCCGTGTTGGGCCTGGGCGACATCGGCCCCGAGGCCGGCATGCCCGTCATGGAGGGCAAGTGCGTGCTCTTCAAGCGCTTTGCCGATGTGGATGCGTTCCCTCTTTGTGTCAAGACCAAGGACGTGGATGAGTTTGTCCAGACCGTGTACAACATTTCTGGCTCTTTTGGCGGCATCAACCTGGAGGATATCGCCGCGCCCCGGTGCTTTGAAATTGAGCGCCGCCTGAAGGAGATGTGTGACATCCCCGTTTTCCACGATGACCAGCACGGCACCGCCATTATTGCTCTGGCTGGCTTGACCAATGCTCTGAAGGTGGTAGGGAAGAAGAAGGAGGAGGTCCGGGTGGTCTTCTCTGGAGCTGGTTCCGCCGCCATCTCCATCACCAAGCTGCTGCTGGAGGCTGGATTTAAGGATATCACCCTGTGCGACAAGTTTGGTGCCCTGTATGAGGGCAACCCCGATATGAACTGGGCCCAGCAGGAGATCGCCAAGCGCACCAATCTTGAAAAGCGCAAGGGCACTCTGGCCGATATGCTGGTGGGTGCGGATGTGTTCATCGGTGTGTCCGCCCCCAACCTGGTGACCACCGAGATGGTCAAGACCATGAACAAGGACGCCATTGTCTTTGCCTGCGCCAACCCTACCCCGGAGATCTTCCCCGAGGACGCCAAGGCGGGCGGAGCCAAGGTGGTTTCCACCGGCCGCAGCGACTACCCCAACCAGATCAACAACGTCCTGGCCTTCCCGGGTATTTTCCGCGGTGCTCTGGATGTGCGGGCCAGCGATATCAACGAGGAGATGAAGATGGCCGCCGCCATGGCTCTGGCCTCCATCATTCCCGATGATGAGCTCAATGAGAACAACATCATCCCCGCCGCCTTTGACAAGCGGGTTGTGCCTGCGGTAGCCAAGGCCGTGGCCGAAGCCGCCCGGAAGACTGGAGTCGCCAGACTGTAA
- the spoIVA gene encoding stage IV sporulation protein A, whose protein sequence is MEERKIYEDIARRTDGDIYIGVVGPVRTGKSTFIKRVMESLVIPNIDNVYRRERARDELPQSGSGRTIMTAEPKFVPEEAVTVSMDASAAFQVRLIDCVGYMVPGAVGQLEGETERMVTTPWFDHEIPMSEAAEVGTRKVIAEHSTIGIVVTTDGTITEIPREDYLEAEERVIRELKELGKPFLVLLNSAHPNSQRTQAIRDEIAQRHQVTCVAANCLEMEEEDVSALLKQVLYEFPLKEMDLFLPPWVDALPQEHPIKAALYEAIRQGAGQLGRIRDVEQAVASMRECEQVSQARVTSIDLGTGLACASLELPRSLFYDTISQQSGFQIGNDGDLMALLTQLAQVKASYDKVADALKEVEETGYGIVVPSIDSLVLEEPEIVRQGGRYGVRLKASAPSIHMIRADIETEVSPIVGSEKQSEEMIHYLLQEFEGDTAKIWQSNIFGKSFHELVGEDLNAKVKRMPEDAREKLRETLQRIINEGSGGLICIIL, encoded by the coding sequence GTGGAAGAGCGCAAAATCTATGAGGATATCGCCCGTCGGACCGACGGCGATATCTACATCGGTGTGGTGGGGCCGGTGCGCACCGGGAAGTCCACCTTCATCAAACGGGTGATGGAGAGTCTGGTCATCCCCAACATCGACAACGTCTATCGCCGGGAGCGGGCCCGGGATGAGCTGCCGCAGAGCGGCTCCGGGCGGACCATCATGACGGCAGAGCCCAAGTTTGTTCCTGAGGAGGCGGTGACCGTATCCATGGATGCATCGGCGGCGTTCCAGGTGCGGCTCATTGACTGTGTGGGCTACATGGTGCCCGGAGCAGTGGGACAGCTGGAGGGGGAGACCGAGCGCATGGTCACCACTCCATGGTTTGACCATGAGATCCCCATGTCCGAGGCCGCCGAGGTGGGTACCCGGAAGGTCATCGCCGAGCACTCCACCATCGGTATCGTGGTCACCACCGACGGTACTATCACCGAGATTCCCCGGGAGGACTATCTGGAGGCGGAGGAGCGGGTGATCCGAGAACTGAAGGAGCTGGGCAAGCCTTTCCTGGTGCTCCTCAACTCTGCCCACCCCAATTCCCAGCGGACCCAGGCCATCCGGGATGAGATCGCCCAGCGCCACCAGGTCACCTGTGTGGCCGCCAACTGCCTGGAGATGGAGGAGGAGGACGTGAGCGCCCTGCTCAAGCAGGTGCTCTATGAGTTCCCACTCAAAGAGATGGACCTGTTCCTGCCTCCCTGGGTGGATGCTCTGCCTCAGGAGCACCCCATCAAGGCCGCTCTCTACGAGGCTATCCGCCAGGGAGCGGGTCAGTTGGGACGCATCCGGGACGTGGAGCAGGCGGTAGCCTCTATGCGGGAGTGCGAACAGGTCAGCCAGGCGCGGGTGACCTCCATCGATTTGGGTACCGGTTTGGCCTGTGCCAGCCTGGAGCTGCCCAGGTCTCTATTCTACGACACCATCTCCCAGCAGTCGGGCTTCCAAATCGGCAACGACGGAGATCTGATGGCGCTGCTTACCCAGCTGGCCCAGGTGAAGGCATCTTATGACAAGGTAGCCGACGCCCTCAAGGAAGTGGAGGAGACGGGGTACGGAATTGTCGTGCCCTCCATCGACTCCCTGGTACTGGAGGAGCCGGAGATCGTGCGCCAGGGGGGACGGTATGGCGTGCGGCTGAAAGCAAGCGCCCCCTCTATACACATGATCCGGGCGGATATTGAGACGGAGGTCTCACCCATTGTAGGCAGTGAGAAGCAAAGCGAGGAGATGATCCACTATCTGCTCCAGGAATTTGAGGGGGACACGGCCAAGATCTGGCAGTCCAATATCTTTGGCAAGTCCTTCCATGAACTGGTAGGGGAGGACCTGAACGCTAAGGTCAAGCGTATGCCCGAGGACGCCCGGGAGAAGCTGCGGGAAACCCTCCAGCGCATCATCAACGAGGGCTCCGGCGGACTCATCTGCATTATTTTATAA
- the tyrS gene encoding tyrosine--tRNA ligase, which produces MTCYEELKARGLIAQVTNEEEISKMINEGKAVFYIGFDPTADSLHVGHFMALCLMKRLQMAGNRPIALIGGGTGYIGDPSGRTDMRSMMTPETIQHNCDCFKKQMERFIEFGEGKAQMVNNADWLLGLNYIDLLRDVGACFSVNNMLRAKCYEQRMEKGLSFLEFNYMIMQSYDFYYLFQHYGCNMQFGGDDQWSNMLGGTELIRRKLGKDAHAMTITLLLNSEGKKMGKTAKGAVWLDPNKTSPYEFYQYWRNVGDQDVLKCLRMLTFLPLEQIDEMDKWEGSQLNTAKEILAFELTKLVHGEEEAKKAQDAAKALFVGGGDMSNVPTTTLTAENLTDGSIGILDMMVTCKLAPSKKEARRLVEQGGVTVNDEKVSDVNTRYTADDLSGDGIMVRKGKKVYHRVQM; this is translated from the coding sequence ATGACTTGCTATGAAGAACTGAAGGCCCGCGGCCTGATCGCCCAGGTCACCAACGAGGAAGAGATCTCTAAAATGATCAACGAAGGCAAGGCCGTCTTCTACATCGGCTTTGACCCCACCGCTGACTCTCTGCACGTGGGCCACTTTATGGCTCTGTGCCTGATGAAGCGCCTGCAGATGGCTGGTAACCGTCCCATCGCTTTGATCGGCGGCGGCACCGGCTACATCGGCGACCCCTCCGGCCGTACCGATATGCGTTCCATGATGACCCCTGAGACCATCCAGCACAACTGCGACTGCTTCAAGAAGCAGATGGAGCGCTTCATTGAGTTCGGCGAGGGCAAGGCTCAGATGGTGAACAACGCCGACTGGCTGCTGGGTCTGAACTACATCGACCTGCTGCGGGACGTGGGCGCCTGCTTCTCCGTCAACAACATGCTCCGGGCTAAGTGCTACGAGCAGCGCATGGAGAAAGGTCTGAGCTTCCTGGAGTTCAACTACATGATCATGCAGTCCTACGACTTCTACTACCTCTTCCAGCACTACGGCTGCAACATGCAGTTCGGCGGCGACGACCAGTGGTCCAACATGCTGGGCGGCACCGAGCTCATTCGCCGCAAGCTGGGCAAGGATGCCCACGCCATGACCATCACGCTGCTCCTGAACTCCGAGGGCAAGAAGATGGGCAAGACCGCCAAGGGCGCCGTGTGGCTGGATCCCAACAAGACTTCTCCCTACGAGTTCTATCAGTACTGGCGCAACGTGGGCGATCAGGACGTGCTCAAGTGCCTGCGTATGCTCACCTTCCTGCCTCTGGAGCAGATCGACGAGATGGACAAGTGGGAGGGCAGCCAGCTCAACACTGCCAAGGAGATCTTGGCCTTTGAGCTCACCAAGCTGGTCCACGGGGAAGAGGAGGCCAAGAAGGCTCAGGACGCGGCCAAGGCCCTGTTTGTGGGCGGCGGCGACATGAGCAACGTGCCCACCACCACCTTGACCGCTGAAAACCTCACCGACGGTTCCATTGGCATCCTGGACATGATGGTCACCTGCAAGCTGGCCCCCTCCAAGAAGGAGGCTCGCCGTCTGGTGGAGCAGGGCGGCGTTACCGTCAACGATGAAAAGGTGTCCGACGTAAATACCCGCTATACCGCCGACGACCTGTCCGGCGATGGCATCATGGTCCGCAAGGGCAAGAAGGTCTATCACCGGGTTCAGATGTAA
- a CDS encoding SPOCS domain-containing protein, with protein sequence MELEFDREVTHCYEVAASGTVCQEETLETIVPDACPDILRIVAVCAQATLNGKQARDGLAEASGSVRAVVLYQPEEGGGLRRLEAALPFTSQMDAPTLTQQGMVSACARVRGAEARALNPRKVLLRVDLAVEITAFQSTEHMCCQSVLEPEEHKVEQMIAQAETYQLSAVQEKPFTFTDQIRLNGGQGEGMEVMACQAQPVCGECKLIGSKLIFKGTVELQLLVQEAGGALTPYRESMPFSQVMEIPGVGEGSECQMDLELTQFTCLPSGEDGRSVEVTLDVLAQAQVWCHRPMQLLQDLYSTAWETQVAREEHTLWKLLDQSSRAQNVRELLETGSLPRSVVDSWVNLGEITQSREGNEVVLTGPALVTVLYLDEEENLQAFQRTLPLSCRVEAPAGAVCRCHLLCPGEVFATPAAGGLEVRFTAEFQFQLLQPQRALAVSSAVLGEPRGKQEGQQPSVVLRLAAPGETLWDIAKAYATTQHQILQANQLEEGSLPTGKMLLIPSSF encoded by the coding sequence ATGGAATTGGAATTTGACCGGGAAGTGACCCACTGCTACGAAGTGGCGGCAAGCGGGACGGTGTGCCAGGAGGAGACTCTGGAGACCATCGTGCCCGACGCCTGTCCGGACATTCTGCGTATCGTGGCCGTGTGTGCCCAGGCTACCCTGAACGGCAAGCAGGCACGGGATGGACTGGCCGAGGCCAGCGGCAGTGTGCGGGCGGTGGTACTCTACCAGCCGGAGGAGGGAGGCGGCCTGCGCCGTCTGGAGGCCGCCCTGCCCTTTACCAGTCAGATGGACGCCCCCACGCTCACCCAACAGGGAATGGTATCCGCCTGCGCCCGGGTACGGGGTGCGGAGGCCCGGGCTCTCAATCCCCGAAAGGTACTGCTGCGGGTGGACCTGGCGGTGGAGATCACCGCCTTCCAGTCCACGGAGCACATGTGCTGTCAGTCTGTTCTGGAGCCGGAGGAGCACAAGGTGGAGCAGATGATCGCCCAGGCGGAGACCTATCAGCTCAGCGCCGTCCAGGAGAAGCCCTTTACCTTCACCGACCAGATCCGCCTCAACGGTGGCCAGGGGGAGGGCATGGAGGTAATGGCCTGCCAGGCCCAGCCGGTGTGCGGGGAGTGTAAGCTCATCGGCAGTAAGCTGATCTTCAAAGGCACGGTGGAGCTCCAACTGCTGGTCCAGGAGGCGGGGGGCGCTCTGACTCCCTACCGGGAGTCCATGCCCTTCTCCCAGGTGATGGAGATCCCCGGCGTGGGTGAGGGGAGCGAGTGCCAGATGGATCTGGAGCTGACCCAGTTTACCTGTCTGCCCAGCGGAGAGGACGGCCGCAGCGTAGAGGTCACCCTGGATGTGCTGGCTCAGGCCCAGGTGTGGTGCCACCGGCCGATGCAGCTTTTGCAGGATCTATACAGCACCGCCTGGGAGACCCAGGTGGCCCGGGAGGAGCACACCCTTTGGAAGCTGCTGGACCAGTCCAGCCGTGCCCAGAATGTGCGGGAGCTGCTGGAGACCGGGTCGCTGCCCCGGAGTGTGGTGGACAGCTGGGTCAACCTGGGGGAGATCACCCAGAGCCGGGAGGGCAATGAGGTGGTCCTCACCGGACCGGCCCTGGTGACGGTGCTCTATCTGGACGAGGAGGAGAACCTGCAGGCCTTCCAGCGCACTCTGCCTCTCAGCTGCCGGGTGGAAGCGCCCGCTGGGGCGGTGTGCCGCTGCCATCTGTTGTGTCCAGGAGAGGTGTTTGCCACTCCGGCAGCAGGTGGGTTGGAGGTGCGTTTTACCGCCGAGTTCCAGTTCCAGCTGCTCCAGCCCCAGCGGGCCTTGGCGGTAAGCTCCGCTGTCCTGGGGGAACCAAGAGGAAAGCAGGAGGGACAGCAGCCCTCGGTGGTGCTGCGTCTGGCCGCGCCGGGGGAGACTCTGTGGGACATCGCCAAGGCCTACGCCACCACCCAGCATCAGATCCTTCAGGCCAATCAGCTGGAGGAGGGGAGCCTGCCCACCGGGAAGATGCTGCTTATCCCATCTTCTTTTTAA